One Aegilops tauschii subsp. strangulata cultivar AL8/78 chromosome 7, Aet v6.0, whole genome shotgun sequence genomic window carries:
- the LOC141026391 gene encoding uncharacterized protein, with the protein MSEDSDNEDAVDDGAGVCDMLNTLIRGTNMQNNANIGEGAGDIHVDASSGDERNQEPNTTAKVFFELLKEAKKELYPGCKDFTKLSFIVKLYQIKCVSGMTNRACDLVLQMFTHVLPKGHCIPTNLAKVRKVIRDLGLYYKKIHACVTNCVLFRNEHADAEECPVCHASRWKSTPASDEDNASSHKSKKPVPQKVLRYFPLIPRLQRLYMTEHMSSHMKWHKEGRVDDGVMRHPADSKAWKHFDKKYYKKFSKYARSVRLGLASDGFNPFGLMSISHSIWPVILIPYNLPPWMCMKQQNWIMSMIIPGPKSPGNNIDVYLQPLIDELNVLWEDGAETYDAATKKISRCMHACCGPSMITQLTQC; encoded by the coding sequence ATGTCTGAAGATTCTGATAATGAAGACGCTGTAGATGATGGTGCTGGGGTATGTGACATGCTCAATACTCTCATAAGGGGCACAAACATGCAAAACAATGCAAACATTGGTGAAGGTGCGGGAGACATTCATGTGGATGCTTCCAGCGGTGATGAAAGGAACCAGGAGCCAAATACAACAGCCAAGGTCTTCTTTGAACTATTGAAAGAGGCAAAAAAAGAGTTGTACCCAGGTTGCAAGGATTTCACGAAGCTATCTTTCATTGTGAAGCTTTACCAAATCAAGTGCGTGTCTGGGATGACCAATAGAGCATGTGACTTAGTTCTGCAGATGTTCACACACGTGTTGCCAAAGGGTCACTGCATTCCTACTAATCTTGCTAAAGTAAGGAAGGTGATCCGAGATCTTGGGCTGTACTACAAGAAGATACACGCGTGCGTTACTAATTGTGTGCTATTCCGTAATGAACATGCCGATGCAGAAGAATGCCCTGTCTGTCATGCGTCTCGATGGAAATCTACTCCTGCTAGTGACGAAGACAATGCATCAAGTCATAAATCAAAGAAGCCAGTGCCACAGAAAGTTCTAAGGTATTTCCCACTCATTCCAAGACTGCAAAGGCTGTACATGACAGAACATATGTCATCACATATGAAATGGCATAAGGAGGGTCGGGTGGATGATGGCGTAATGAGGCATCCTGCAGATTCCAAGGCCTGGAAGCATTTTGATaagaaatattataagaaattCTCAAAATATGCTCGCAGTGTTCGGCTTGGCCTTGCTTCGGATGGATTCAACCCCTTTGGGCTCATGAGTATATCACACAGTATATGGCCTGTCATTCTTATTCCATATAACTTGCCACCTTGGATGTGTATGAAACAACAAAATTGGATTATGTCAATGATTATACCAGGACCAAAGTCACCAGGAAATAACATAGACGTGTACTTGCAGCCCTTGATTGATGAACTGAATGTTCTATGGGAGGATGGTGCTGAGACATATGATGCTGCAACTAAAAAAATTTCCAGATGTATGCATGCTTGTTGTGGACCATCAATGATTACCCAGCTTACGCAATGTTGA